A genomic stretch from Flavobacterium sp. KS-LB2 includes:
- a CDS encoding TolC family protein has product MKQVFLAFLFFGFAATAQGISSKEFTYTEFLGYVKKYHPLVKNANLEINKAQANLMMARGGFDPKIEVDFSKKQFKDTEYYSILNSSFKIPTWYGIEIKAGFDNNEGVYLNPENTVPNQGLTSLGVTIPLGQGLFINQRMADVRKAKMQMQLSQSERKLQAITVLYDASLAYFNWKKNFNEVQLYEEYNENAQIRLKGIQSLIKQGDKPAIDSVEAGIIVKNRILNLEDSKLKLAKAKLELANFLWLENNIPLELADELIPEIQLEFTIQESLKTNDLLNTDFSITNHPKINALQSKIDMLNVEKKLKANMLLPKIDIGYSYLSEPSYIDNYQFEDYKIGLDFYFPLFLRKERGSLKLAKYKVQETEFVLDLEKVQLTNKINAQKMEIESLLKQKALIKSLVQDNITMLNSEERLFSFGESSLFLINTRENNLVLAQLSKIALENRFYISNSELFKIMANPD; this is encoded by the coding sequence ATGAAACAAGTATTTTTAGCATTTTTATTCTTTGGATTTGCTGCCACAGCACAAGGTATATCCTCAAAAGAATTCACGTATACTGAATTTCTGGGTTATGTAAAGAAATACCATCCGTTAGTTAAAAATGCCAACTTAGAAATCAATAAAGCACAGGCTAATTTGATGATGGCCCGCGGTGGCTTTGATCCAAAAATAGAAGTTGATTTTAGCAAAAAACAATTCAAAGACACTGAATATTACTCGATTTTGAACAGTAGCTTCAAAATTCCAACTTGGTATGGAATTGAGATTAAAGCGGGCTTTGACAACAACGAAGGCGTTTATCTCAATCCAGAAAATACGGTGCCCAATCAAGGATTAACTTCTCTTGGAGTAACGATTCCGCTGGGACAAGGGTTGTTTATCAATCAAAGAATGGCCGATGTAAGAAAAGCAAAAATGCAAATGCAACTAAGCCAATCCGAAAGAAAACTGCAAGCTATCACAGTTTTATACGATGCTTCCTTGGCTTATTTTAATTGGAAAAAAAACTTCAATGAAGTGCAGTTGTACGAAGAGTATAATGAAAATGCACAAATTAGGCTTAAAGGAATTCAATCATTGATCAAGCAAGGAGACAAACCGGCAATCGATAGTGTTGAAGCCGGTATTATTGTAAAAAACCGAATATTGAATTTAGAAGATTCCAAACTTAAATTGGCTAAAGCCAAATTAGAACTCGCTAATTTTCTTTGGTTGGAAAACAACATTCCACTTGAATTGGCAGATGAATTAATTCCAGAAATACAATTAGAATTTACGATCCAAGAAAGTTTAAAAACCAATGATTTATTGAATACTGACTTCTCGATCACCAATCATCCAAAAATCAATGCGTTACAGAGCAAAATTGATATGTTAAACGTGGAAAAGAAATTAAAGGCCAATATGCTGTTGCCAAAAATTGATATTGGATACTCTTATTTATCAGAACCCAGTTATATTGACAATTATCAATTTGAGGATTATAAAATTGGATTGGATTTTTATTTTCCTTTATTTCTGCGCAAAGAACGTGGAAGCTTGAAATTGGCGAAGTACAAAGTACAGGAAACCGAATTTGTATTGGATCTAGAAAAAGTGCAATTAACCAATAAAATTAATGCCCAAAAAATGGAAATTGAATCGCTTTTAAAACAAAAAGCATTAATCAAAAGTTTGGTTCAAGACAATATCACAATGTTAAATTCTGAAGAGCGTTTGTTTTCTTTTGGCGAAAGCTCTTTATTTTTAATCAACACCCGAGAGAATAATTTAGTACTTGCACAGCTTTCAAAGATCGCTTTGGAGAACCGTTTTTACATCTCAAATTCAGAGCTTTTTAAAATTATGGCTAATCCGGATTAA